In Streptomyces sp. NBC_00878, a single window of DNA contains:
- a CDS encoding ABC transporter permease — protein sequence MTYLIRRLLEALLVFFGISLVIYAMTYVLPGDPIAALAGDRPLAPSVARALREQHHLDDPLLVQYGHYLAGLFHGDLGTDFSGRPVAEQMADRWPVTLQLALTAWGIEAVVGIGLGVLAALRQGTWTDRTVLAFTIGATSVPVFVLAYTAQVVLGVKLGWFPVAGNTDGWPTSYLLPALCVAAFGLASVSRLVRAEVIENLRADYVRTAVAKGLTRRRVVGVHVLRNSLIPAVTYLAIDLGYLLGGTVIIEGVFNLPGIGQLLFQAIRAHAGPTVVGVSTALILIFLAASVLVDLLNSLLDPRIRHD from the coding sequence ATGACGTACCTCATACGCCGCCTGCTGGAGGCGCTGCTCGTCTTCTTCGGCATCAGCCTGGTCATCTACGCGATGACGTACGTCCTGCCGGGCGACCCCATCGCCGCGCTCGCGGGCGACCGGCCGCTCGCGCCGAGCGTGGCGCGGGCCCTGCGCGAACAGCACCACCTCGACGATCCGCTGCTGGTCCAGTACGGGCACTACCTGGCCGGTCTGTTCCACGGCGATCTCGGGACCGACTTCAGCGGGCGCCCGGTCGCCGAGCAGATGGCCGACCGCTGGCCGGTCACCCTGCAACTGGCGCTGACCGCCTGGGGAATCGAGGCGGTCGTCGGCATCGGGCTCGGGGTGCTGGCAGCGCTGCGCCAGGGGACCTGGACGGACCGTACGGTGCTCGCGTTCACGATCGGCGCCACCTCCGTGCCGGTGTTCGTGCTCGCGTACACCGCGCAGGTCGTTCTCGGCGTGAAACTGGGGTGGTTCCCGGTCGCCGGGAACACCGACGGCTGGCCGACGAGCTATCTGCTGCCCGCGCTGTGCGTCGCGGCGTTCGGACTGGCGTCGGTGTCCCGGCTGGTCCGGGCCGAGGTGATCGAGAACCTGCGGGCCGACTACGTACGCACCGCCGTCGCCAAGGGCCTCACCCGGCGCCGGGTGGTCGGCGTCCACGTGCTGCGCAACTCCCTCATCCCGGCCGTCACCTACCTCGCCATCGACCTCGGCTATCTGCTCGGCGGCACCGTGATCATCGAGGGCGTCTTCAACCTCCCCGGCATCGGCCAGCTGCTCTTCCAGGCCATCCGCGCCCACGCCGGGCCGACGGTGGTGGGGGTGTCGACCGCTCTCATCCTGATCTTCCTGGCCGCGAGCGTCCTGGTCGACCTCCTCAACAGCCTCCTGGACCCGAGGATCCGCCATGACTGA
- a CDS encoding cellulose binding domain-containing protein: MRFAKNRLRATAHTAVAVAMGAAALTALPATASAAADGLSVQYRTSASGARADQVEPWFKVKNTGTASVQLSGVKVRYYFKADSASATYRFACSWAVKGCANVTGTFGTLANPTATADRYLEIGFTSGAGSLAPGADTGDLQLRYYQSNWASMDQSDDYSFGASQTSYGDWSKVTAQLANTLLWGQAPAGNGPTDPPTDPPTDPPAEGATLFDDFNYSSHTDPNISAHGWSVRSNSGGPGVPGATWAPENVTFATTGGNSIMNLETSTAGTGASTKQTEILTKSMKFKNGTYAARVKFNDAPKYGPDGDRLVQTFFTINDLQAPMADNYAEYDFEYLPNGGWGIPSNILYTTSWETYQADPWVAVNEHTEAQRSFSGWHDLVLTIDNSTIKYYIDGQLFGTHGAQYLPERPMSINFNQWLIDLAGQTSTTARAYDQQVDYVLHVKDQVLTPAQVTTKLNAYRSAGTRFEDTVPGV; encoded by the coding sequence ATGAGATTCGCGAAGAACCGGCTGCGCGCCACCGCACACACCGCCGTCGCGGTGGCCATGGGCGCCGCCGCGCTCACCGCACTCCCGGCCACCGCGAGCGCGGCCGCCGACGGGCTCAGCGTCCAGTACCGTACGAGCGCCTCCGGTGCCCGTGCCGACCAGGTCGAGCCCTGGTTCAAGGTGAAGAACACCGGCACCGCGAGCGTGCAGTTGAGCGGCGTCAAGGTCCGCTACTACTTCAAGGCCGACTCGGCGAGCGCGACCTACCGCTTCGCCTGCTCCTGGGCCGTCAAGGGCTGCGCCAACGTCACGGGCACCTTCGGCACGCTCGCCAACCCGACCGCCACGGCCGACCGCTACCTGGAGATCGGCTTCACCTCCGGTGCCGGCTCGCTCGCCCCGGGCGCCGACACCGGCGACCTGCAACTGCGCTACTACCAGTCGAACTGGGCGTCGATGGACCAGAGCGACGACTACTCCTTCGGTGCCTCGCAGACGTCGTACGGCGACTGGTCCAAGGTCACGGCGCAGCTGGCCAACACCCTCCTGTGGGGCCAGGCCCCCGCGGGCAACGGGCCGACGGATCCGCCCACCGACCCGCCGACCGACCCTCCCGCCGAGGGCGCCACGCTGTTCGACGACTTCAACTACAGCAGCCACACCGACCCGAACATCTCGGCGCACGGCTGGAGCGTGCGCTCCAACTCCGGTGGCCCTGGCGTGCCCGGCGCCACCTGGGCACCCGAGAACGTCACCTTCGCCACCACCGGCGGCAACTCCATCATGAACCTGGAGACCTCGACCGCCGGCACCGGAGCGAGCACCAAGCAGACCGAGATCCTCACCAAGTCGATGAAGTTCAAGAACGGCACCTACGCGGCGCGGGTCAAGTTCAACGACGCGCCCAAGTACGGCCCGGACGGCGACCGCCTCGTCCAGACCTTCTTCACCATCAACGACCTCCAGGCACCGATGGCGGACAACTACGCCGAGTACGACTTCGAGTACCTGCCCAACGGCGGCTGGGGCATACCGTCCAACATCCTCTACACGACGTCCTGGGAGACCTACCAGGCCGACCCGTGGGTGGCGGTCAACGAACACACCGAAGCCCAGCGGAGCTTCAGCGGCTGGCACGACCTGGTGCTGACCATCGACAACAGCACCATCAAGTACTACATCGACGGCCAGCTCTTCGGCACCCACGGCGCCCAGTACCTGCCGGAGCGGCCCATGTCGATCAACTTCAACCAGTGGCTGATCGACCTCGCGGGCCAGACCAGCACCACCGCGCGGGCGTACGACCAGCAGGTCGACTACGTCCTGCACGTCAAGGACCAGGTCCTCACGCCGGCGCAGGTCACCACCAAGCTGAACGCGTACCGCAGCGCGGGCACCAGGTTCGAGGACACCGTCCCCGGCGTCTGA
- a CDS encoding transposase produces MPGEAPASTTYDSSGHQDSGGGWSRESFVEEVGLVWEAAGSSRMDGRIIAYLLITDVPYVSSAALARALRVSAGSVSLATRRLVEAGFIRRHAVPGERSHYFRVDDDVWGSFLAGERRYLDRQEQLAERAIELLGPEEEAPRRRLGNMRDYMRWLRGSHHELLTQWRTYRSQAADQATDRPTDESADPAAGLQEQGGPVAGEPSSTSAPADDEEIRNRLSATLSPVLARHLVPDALWAAAEPLLPSGSGNERTAFTAVVYVLTSGCGWQQLPAQFGISHSTAHRRFTAWSRADLWRRWLDTLSAAPVDAADLAWCSTIVKSAASRLPGSGG; encoded by the coding sequence ATGCCGGGCGAGGCGCCAGCCAGCACCACGTACGACAGCTCCGGACATCAGGACAGTGGCGGCGGCTGGAGCCGGGAGTCGTTCGTGGAGGAGGTCGGGCTGGTATGGGAAGCGGCCGGGAGCAGCCGGATGGACGGCCGCATCATCGCCTACCTGCTCATCACGGATGTTCCGTACGTCTCGTCGGCGGCGCTCGCCCGTGCCCTGCGGGTCAGCGCCGGTTCCGTCTCGCTGGCGACCCGCCGCCTGGTCGAGGCCGGGTTCATCAGACGGCACGCGGTGCCGGGGGAACGCAGTCACTACTTCCGCGTCGACGACGACGTGTGGGGCAGCTTCCTGGCCGGCGAACGCCGCTATCTGGACCGGCAGGAACAGCTCGCCGAGCGGGCCATCGAACTGCTCGGCCCGGAGGAGGAGGCGCCTCGCCGCCGACTGGGCAACATGCGCGACTACATGCGCTGGCTGCGGGGCAGCCACCACGAACTGCTGACCCAATGGCGTACGTACCGGTCCCAGGCCGCCGACCAGGCGACGGACCGGCCGACGGACGAGAGCGCGGACCCGGCCGCCGGGCTCCAGGAGCAGGGCGGCCCCGTCGCAGGGGAACCGTCGTCGACGTCCGCGCCGGCGGACGACGAGGAGATCCGCAACCGCCTCTCCGCCACGCTGAGCCCGGTCCTGGCACGCCATCTCGTACCGGACGCGCTGTGGGCCGCCGCCGAACCGCTGCTGCCTTCCGGATCAGGGAACGAACGCACGGCGTTCACCGCCGTTGTCTACGTGCTCACCTCGGGCTGCGGTTGGCAGCAGCTCCCGGCGCAGTTCGGGATCTCGCACTCCACCGCGCACCGGCGCTTCACCGCGTGGAGCCGGGCGGACCTCTGGCGGCGCTGGCTCGACACCCTGTCCGCGGCGCCCGTGGACGCCGCGGACCTCGCATGGTGCTCGACGATCGTCAAGTCGGCCGCGAGCCGCTTGCCCGGCAGCGGAGGGTGA
- a CDS encoding ABC transporter substrate-binding protein: MPRSPMFTVPASLSLALVLALAGSGCSSGAKSGGGATKTGGFSVAVAEPDHLTPGRSTLGSDELRVIFAPLVKVDAKGGISYVQAKSVTSTDARHWTIKLRSGWKFHNGEAVTAQSYADAWNATAYAPNGWAGNGQLASIEGYPALNPAKGKPKTKTLSGVKVVDATTLEVTLTSPDSQFPLQLTPLQLGFYPLPKAAFKDPKGYDKKPIGNGPFRMTSAWKADKGTTVSAYAEYQGPKPKSSAITFKSYSDLNTAYTDVQAGNIDLAYVPVSKYGQAKADFGARLYTYEAPSLEFMGLPLQGKRFDDIRLRKALSMAIDRAAINKAIYGGLYTPATSLTPPSEVGAETDLCDACVFDPDAAKKLLKEAGGWSGELTITYPGGLGLDELYKAVANQIRQNLGISDVRAEPTADWAEFSEKAFGNKITGLNHAHWGALYPSMQATLRGIFTKAGGCQVCSHYSDGDADKLLQRADSAPDTAAAAKLYNDAQKRILQDFPVIPLFYGSYIYASTDKVTGVTVGPADVELGRISVVG, translated from the coding sequence TTGCCCAGATCACCCATGTTCACAGTCCCGGCGAGCCTATCGCTGGCCCTCGTTCTCGCCCTCGCCGGTTCCGGTTGTTCCAGCGGCGCGAAGAGCGGCGGCGGTGCGACGAAGACCGGCGGCTTCTCGGTCGCCGTCGCCGAACCCGACCATCTCACGCCGGGCCGCAGCACCCTCGGCTCCGACGAACTCCGCGTGATCTTCGCTCCCCTGGTCAAGGTCGACGCCAAGGGCGGGATCAGTTACGTACAGGCGAAGTCGGTGACCTCCACCGATGCCCGGCACTGGACCATCAAGCTCCGCTCCGGCTGGAAGTTCCACAACGGCGAGGCGGTCACCGCCCAGAGCTACGCCGACGCCTGGAACGCCACCGCCTACGCCCCCAACGGCTGGGCGGGCAACGGCCAGCTCGCCAGCATCGAGGGCTACCCGGCGCTGAACCCGGCCAAGGGCAAGCCGAAGACCAAGACCCTCTCGGGCGTGAAGGTCGTCGACGCCACGACGCTGGAGGTCACCCTCACCAGCCCGGACAGCCAGTTCCCGCTCCAGCTCACACCGCTCCAGCTGGGCTTCTACCCGTTGCCGAAAGCTGCGTTCAAGGATCCCAAGGGCTACGACAAGAAGCCGATCGGCAACGGGCCGTTCAGGATGACCTCCGCCTGGAAGGCCGACAAGGGCACCACGGTCAGCGCCTACGCGGAGTACCAGGGGCCCAAGCCGAAGTCGTCCGCCATCACGTTCAAGAGCTACTCCGACCTCAACACCGCGTACACCGACGTGCAGGCGGGCAACATCGACCTCGCGTACGTGCCGGTCAGCAAGTACGGCCAGGCCAAGGCCGACTTCGGTGCCCGGCTGTACACGTACGAGGCGCCGTCGCTGGAGTTCATGGGCCTGCCGTTGCAGGGCAAGAGGTTCGACGACATCCGGCTGCGCAAGGCGCTGTCCATGGCGATCGACCGGGCCGCCATCAACAAGGCCATCTACGGCGGCCTCTACACCCCGGCCACCTCCCTCACCCCGCCCTCCGAGGTCGGCGCCGAGACGGACCTCTGCGACGCCTGCGTCTTCGACCCGGACGCGGCGAAGAAGCTGCTCAAGGAGGCGGGCGGCTGGTCCGGCGAGCTGACCATCACCTACCCGGGCGGGCTCGGCCTCGACGAGCTGTACAAGGCGGTCGCCAACCAGATCAGGCAGAACCTGGGGATCAGCGACGTCAGGGCCGAACCGACCGCCGACTGGGCGGAGTTCAGCGAGAAGGCGTTCGGCAACAAGATCACCGGGCTCAACCACGCGCACTGGGGCGCCCTCTACCCGAGCATGCAGGCGACCCTGCGCGGCATCTTCACCAAGGCCGGCGGCTGCCAGGTGTGCAGCCACTACAGCGACGGCGACGCCGACAAGCTGCTCCAGCGGGCCGACAGCGCGCCCGACACCGCCGCGGCCGCGAAGCTCTACAACGACGCGCAGAAGCGCATCCTCCAGGACTTCCCGGTGATCCCGCTCTTCTACGGCAGCTACATCTACGCGAGCACCGACAAGGTGACCGGGGTGACGGTGGGCCCGGCCGACGTCGAACTCGGCCGGATATCCGTCGTCGGCTGA
- a CDS encoding ABC transporter ATP-binding protein encodes MVKHYKVGGFAAGGRRRATVRAVDGVDLTLRRGATLGLVGESGCGKSTLTRLLMALDRPTSGTVLVEGRDLLRLPSAELRRRRRDIQLVMQDPYTSLNPRMTALEIVREPLDIHRDLVPKQDRANRARELLEMVGLDPGHANRHPHQFSGGQRQRLGIARALALRPKILVCDEPVSALDVSVQAQVINLLKQLQREFGLSYVFIAHDLAVVRHVADEVAVMYLGRIVEHGDRDTVYSRPAHPYTRALLSAVPDPDPRARGATGRIVLQGDPPSPTRPPAGCAFHTRCWKAEELCGTERPVPTAPTTDGRRQVSCHFPEN; translated from the coding sequence GTGGTCAAGCACTACAAGGTCGGCGGGTTCGCGGCCGGCGGCCGGCGCCGGGCCACGGTCAGGGCCGTGGACGGTGTCGACCTGACCCTGCGGCGGGGCGCCACCCTCGGCCTCGTGGGCGAGTCCGGCTGCGGCAAGTCGACCCTCACCCGCCTTCTGATGGCCCTGGACCGGCCCACCTCCGGCACCGTGCTGGTCGAGGGCCGGGACCTGCTCCGGCTGCCGTCGGCCGAACTGCGCCGCCGCAGGCGGGACATCCAGCTGGTCATGCAGGACCCGTACACCTCGCTCAACCCGCGGATGACGGCCCTGGAGATCGTCCGGGAGCCGCTGGACATCCACCGCGACCTGGTGCCGAAACAGGACCGCGCGAACCGGGCCCGCGAGCTGCTGGAGATGGTCGGACTCGACCCGGGGCACGCGAACCGTCATCCCCACCAGTTCTCCGGCGGCCAGCGCCAGCGCCTCGGCATCGCCCGCGCGCTCGCGCTCCGCCCGAAGATCCTGGTCTGCGACGAGCCGGTGTCCGCGCTCGACGTCTCCGTCCAGGCGCAGGTCATCAACCTCCTCAAGCAGCTGCAACGCGAGTTCGGACTGTCGTACGTCTTCATCGCGCACGATCTGGCCGTGGTCCGGCACGTCGCCGACGAGGTCGCCGTCATGTATCTGGGGCGGATCGTCGAGCACGGCGACCGCGACACCGTCTACTCCCGCCCCGCGCATCCGTACACCCGGGCGCTGCTCTCGGCCGTTCCCGATCCGGACCCTCGCGCTCGGGGCGCCACCGGCCGCATCGTGCTCCAGGGCGACCCTCCCAGCCCGACCCGGCCGCCCGCCGGGTGCGCCTTCCACACGCGCTGCTGGAAGGCCGAGGAGCTGTGCGGCACGGAGCGGCCGGTGCCGACCGCGCCGACGACCGACGGACGACGGCAGGTCTCCTGCCACTTCCCCGAGAACTGA
- a CDS encoding ABC transporter permease, which translates to MTDIALSPEQHGPHGTSTETSSAASHGTWHELRRRPVFLLTGGCALLLLLLAAAPGLFAGWFGHGDPTVCDLGHSAGGPAPGHPFGYDVQGCDLYANVIHGAGASLGVGLLATGLGLAVALVLGCLAGMAGRIVDSVIARITDVFLGFPFLLGAIVVLNSVTTRDVPTVAGVLALFGWPTMTRVVRASVRSVREADYVVMARGLGASQWHIVVRHVLPNALTPVLVLATITVGGVIVAEAALTFLGVGLQPPSISWGLQLAGAQNSFQTHPHLLIFPGLFLSFTVFVLITFGDTVRDALDPRGR; encoded by the coding sequence ATGACTGACATCGCGCTCTCCCCCGAGCAACATGGGCCACACGGGACTTCGACCGAGACTTCGTCCGCGGCCTCCCACGGGACCTGGCACGAACTGCGCCGCAGGCCGGTGTTCCTCCTCACCGGCGGCTGCGCGCTGCTGCTCCTCCTGCTCGCCGCCGCGCCGGGGCTCTTCGCGGGCTGGTTCGGCCACGGCGACCCGACCGTCTGCGACCTCGGCCACAGCGCCGGGGGACCGGCCCCCGGACACCCCTTCGGATACGACGTCCAGGGCTGTGACCTGTACGCCAACGTCATCCACGGAGCGGGCGCCTCGCTCGGCGTCGGCCTGCTCGCCACCGGCCTCGGGCTCGCCGTCGCGCTGGTCCTCGGCTGCCTCGCCGGGATGGCCGGGCGGATCGTCGACAGCGTGATCGCCAGGATCACCGATGTCTTCCTCGGCTTCCCGTTCCTGCTCGGCGCGATCGTCGTCCTCAACAGCGTCACCACCCGCGACGTACCGACGGTGGCCGGTGTCCTGGCGCTGTTCGGCTGGCCGACCATGACCCGGGTGGTGCGGGCGTCGGTACGGTCGGTGCGCGAGGCCGACTACGTGGTGATGGCCCGCGGCCTCGGCGCGAGCCAGTGGCACATCGTGGTCAGGCACGTCCTGCCGAACGCCCTCACCCCGGTCCTCGTCCTCGCCACCATCACGGTCGGCGGTGTGATCGTCGCCGAGGCCGCGCTGACGTTCCTCGGTGTCGGGCTCCAACCCCCCTCGATCTCCTGGGGACTTCAGCTCGCGGGAGCCCAGAACTCCTTCCAGACCCACCCGCACCTGCTGATCTTCCCAGGGCTCTTCCTCTCCTTCACCGTCTTCGTCCTCATCACCTTCGGCGACACCGTGCGTGACGCCCTGGATCCGAGAGGCCGGTGA
- a CDS encoding FMN-binding negative transcriptional regulator produces the protein MLEQEIFRVTDPGWIRDLARAHPWATLISHTPDRGLVVSHLPVLVDDSRQDTVLLGHLARTDARKHELGSHDVVVVLQGPHGYLSPVWYGETPHVPTWNFTVLHVHGRPEVLDPADTYDVLSATVDHFEDRFPEPWRLARVESHAHRIAAAVTGFRLPATKVTAKAKLSQDEREEVVVRLAKALESGRPYASPELARAMRDIRRKP, from the coding sequence ATGCTGGAGCAGGAGATCTTCCGGGTCACCGACCCCGGATGGATCCGTGATCTCGCGAGAGCCCACCCCTGGGCCACCCTGATCAGTCACACTCCCGACCGCGGACTGGTCGTCTCCCACCTGCCGGTCCTGGTCGACGACTCACGCCAGGACACCGTGCTGCTCGGCCACCTCGCCAGGACCGACGCACGGAAACACGAACTCGGCTCCCACGACGTCGTCGTCGTGCTCCAGGGGCCGCACGGCTACCTCTCACCCGTCTGGTACGGGGAGACGCCCCACGTCCCGACCTGGAACTTCACGGTCCTGCACGTCCACGGCCGGCCCGAGGTCCTCGACCCGGCGGACACCTACGACGTACTGTCCGCAACCGTCGACCACTTCGAGGACCGCTTCCCCGAGCCATGGCGGCTGGCCCGGGTGGAAAGCCACGCGCACCGGATCGCCGCCGCCGTCACCGGCTTCCGGCTCCCCGCCACGAAGGTGACGGCCAAGGCGAAGCTCAGCCAGGACGAGCGCGAGGAAGTCGTCGTCCGCCTCGCCAAGGCCCTCGAATCCGGCCGGCCGTACGCCAGTCCCGAACTCGCCCGCGCCATGCGCGACATCCGGAGGAAGCCGTGA
- a CDS encoding ABC transporter ATP-binding protein produces MNHKSLDRTTTNAPLLDVQDLTVDVLSRSGAAQRVVHGVSFTLHEEETLALIGESGSGKSISAMAVMGLLPAATARVGGSARHRGTDLLALPEDRFRALRGRRIAMVFQDALSALNPTLTVGFQIAETIRAHEGVGRREARARAVELMARVRIPDPARRYRDHPHQFSGGMRQRIMIAMAVALSPDVLIADEPTTALDVTVQAQIMELLAELREETGSALLLITHDLGLAAGTADRVAIMYAGRILEQAPVQELYDRPAHPYTRGLLAAVPRLDGDADDLTPIPGSPPGPGLLPAGCPFHVRCSDARDRCATEPPALLPASGGTAPPVRLVACHYPLEVSGVR; encoded by the coding sequence ATGAACCACAAGAGCTTGGACCGCACGACCACGAACGCGCCGCTGCTGGACGTCCAGGACCTCACCGTCGACGTGCTGTCTCGCTCCGGCGCTGCCCAACGGGTCGTCCACGGAGTCTCGTTCACCCTCCACGAGGAGGAGACCCTCGCTCTCATCGGCGAGTCCGGGTCCGGCAAGAGCATCTCCGCGATGGCCGTCATGGGCCTGCTCCCGGCCGCCACGGCCCGGGTCGGCGGCAGCGCCCGCCACCGGGGCACGGACCTGCTCGCCCTGCCCGAGGACCGGTTCCGCGCCCTGCGCGGCAGGCGCATCGCGATGGTCTTCCAGGACGCCCTGTCCGCCCTCAACCCCACGCTCACCGTGGGCTTCCAGATCGCCGAGACCATCCGGGCCCACGAGGGCGTCGGCCGCCGCGAGGCCCGCGCCCGGGCCGTCGAACTGATGGCCCGGGTCCGCATCCCCGACCCGGCCCGCCGCTACCGCGACCATCCGCACCAGTTCTCCGGCGGCATGCGACAGCGCATCATGATCGCGATGGCGGTGGCGCTCAGCCCCGACGTGCTCATCGCCGACGAACCCACCACCGCCCTGGACGTCACCGTGCAGGCCCAGATCATGGAACTGCTCGCCGAACTCCGCGAGGAGACCGGCTCCGCGCTGCTGCTGATCACCCACGACCTGGGACTCGCGGCGGGCACGGCCGACCGGGTCGCCATCATGTACGCCGGGCGGATCCTGGAACAGGCCCCGGTCCAGGAGCTGTACGACCGGCCCGCCCACCCCTACACCCGGGGGCTGCTCGCCGCCGTACCCCGCCTCGACGGGGACGCCGACGACCTCACCCCCATCCCGGGCAGCCCGCCAGGGCCCGGACTGCTGCCCGCCGGCTGCCCGTTCCACGTCCGCTGCTCCGACGCCCGGGACCGCTGCGCGACGGAACCGCCCGCCCTGCTCCCGGCCTCGGGCGGGACCGCCCCGCCCGTGCGCCTCGTCGCCTGCCACTATCCGCTGGAGGTCTCCGGTGTCCGATGA
- a CDS encoding M14 family zinc carboxypeptidase encodes MTAATSEQSAPAMPSPGNWVRHAATVPETHAYPAVDELLAFFRELAAAHPGLVTESRIGTSTLGEPLYCFTVGDGPASLAADEGGGYVVVGGVHPNEPVGAVTALHLATALCESPELRGHFGGAWHIVPCVDPDGARLNEGWFATPTDKRNYGRHFYRPAGNEQVEWTFPFAYKKAWFDRILPETLALMRLLDATRPRFLTTLHNCEAGGVYYYMNRPAPELYDVLAEIPASLGMPLATGEPEAAHAPVYSPAVYGCIDMEDAYDYLEGLGVDAAAKIAGSSSAAYAERYGTFYFVTEVPHWSHPDADDNTPIERRHADVVRGRARALGEAGAFLGGILDAANPHLTIPSPFLRAVRDFVPSLPELAAMESARADGLPDRAATVSERFDCEAGVHILRVRAGGMLLRALNAEVVAGTATPEVRRCHRELLETYEMWEREAGPATGEPIAISTLAGIQYGALLAAADHARARARARDITGDPG; translated from the coding sequence ATGACCGCCGCGACATCCGAGCAGTCCGCCCCCGCCATGCCGTCCCCCGGGAACTGGGTACGGCACGCGGCGACCGTCCCCGAGACCCATGCCTACCCGGCCGTGGACGAACTCCTCGCCTTCTTCAGGGAGTTGGCCGCGGCTCATCCCGGCCTGGTGACCGAGAGCCGGATCGGCACCTCCACCCTCGGTGAACCCCTGTACTGCTTCACCGTCGGCGACGGCCCCGCGAGCCTCGCGGCCGACGAGGGCGGCGGATACGTCGTCGTCGGCGGGGTGCACCCCAACGAGCCGGTCGGCGCGGTGACCGCCCTGCACCTGGCCACCGCCCTGTGCGAAAGCCCGGAGCTGCGCGGGCACTTCGGCGGGGCCTGGCACATCGTGCCCTGTGTCGACCCGGACGGGGCCCGGCTGAACGAGGGCTGGTTCGCCACCCCGACCGACAAGCGCAACTACGGGCGCCACTTCTACCGGCCCGCCGGCAACGAACAGGTCGAGTGGACCTTCCCGTTCGCCTACAAGAAGGCGTGGTTCGACCGCATCCTGCCCGAAACCCTGGCGCTGATGCGGCTGTTGGATGCCACCCGGCCGCGCTTTCTGACCACCCTGCACAACTGCGAGGCGGGCGGCGTCTATTACTACATGAACCGTCCGGCTCCCGAGCTGTACGACGTCCTGGCCGAGATCCCGGCCTCGCTCGGCATGCCGCTGGCGACCGGCGAGCCCGAGGCCGCGCACGCCCCGGTCTACTCCCCGGCCGTCTACGGCTGCATCGACATGGAGGACGCGTACGACTACCTCGAAGGGCTCGGCGTCGACGCCGCCGCCAAGATCGCGGGCTCGTCGAGTGCCGCGTACGCCGAGCGCTACGGCACCTTCTACTTCGTCACCGAGGTGCCACACTGGAGCCATCCGGACGCCGACGACAACACGCCCATCGAGCGGCGCCACGCCGACGTGGTCCGGGGCCGGGCGCGGGCGCTGGGCGAGGCGGGGGCGTTCCTGGGCGGCATCCTCGACGCGGCGAACCCGCACCTGACCATCCCGTCCCCGTTCCTGCGGGCGGTCCGCGACTTCGTACCGTCGCTTCCCGAACTCGCCGCGATGGAGTCGGCCCGCGCCGACGGACTGCCCGACCGGGCCGCCACGGTGTCCGAACGCTTCGACTGCGAAGCCGGAGTGCACATTCTCCGCGTCCGCGCCGGGGGCATGCTGCTGCGCGCCCTGAACGCGGAAGTGGTCGCGGGCACCGCCACCCCCGAAGTGCGCCGGTGCCACCGGGAGTTGCTGGAGACGTACGAGATGTGGGAACGCGAGGCCGGCCCGGCCACGGGCGAGCCGATCGCGATCTCCACGCTGGCCGGGATCCAGTACGGGGCGCTGCTGGCCGCCGCCGACCACGCCCGCGCCCGCGCCCGCGCCCGTGACATCACGGGGGACCCCGGATGA